CGGGGCGGCTTGCCCATGAGGGAAGGGAGTCGGGGAACCCCTCACCCCCTGCCCCCTCTCCCCCAGAGGGGCGAGGGGGTTCAGATCCTACCCAGGGGCGAGGGGGTTCAGATCCTACCCATGGGCGAGGGGGTTCAGATCCCACCCAGGGGCGAGGCGCCTCACGCCTCACGCTTCACGCTTCACGCCACAATAGGCCATGAGTGCGCCTACCGCTTTGATGCCTCGCTGGGACATGGAGATCGTGTTTCCCAGCCTCGATTCGCCTGAGTTTCGCGCGGCTTACGATGCCTGGTGCGGATCGCTGGACGCGCTGGGTGCGTTGTTCGATCGGCATGACGTGCGGGCGGGATCCGCGGCGACGCCTGATGCCTTCGGTGAGGTGGTCGACGCGTACAACGCGGTGCTCACCGAGGTCCAGCCGATCCGGGCCTTTGTCCACGCGTTCGTCACGACCGACTCGCGGAACGACTTGGCGAAGGAGTGGATGAGCCGGCTGGAGGGGAAGGGCGTGGCGCTGGGCAAGCTGGGCACGCGGTTCACGGCTTGGACCGGGTCGCAGGACGTCGAGGCGCTCATCCAGGCCTCCCCGACCGCCAAGGCGCACGCGTTCGCCCTGCGCAAGGCGCGCACCGCCGCCGAGCACCTCATGGCGCCTTCGGAAGAGGATCTGGCCGCCGACCTGAGCCTTAGCGGCGGCAATGCGTGGGCAAAGCTCCACGGCACCGTCTCGTCGCAAATCGAGGTCGAAATCGACGGCGAGGCGCGGCCCATGAGTGCGATCCGCAACCTCGCGTACGACGCCGACCGGGACGTGCGCCGCACCGCCTACGAAGCGGAACTGAAAGCTTGGCGATTGTGGGACGCGCCTCTGGCCGCGGCGATGAACGGGGTGAAGGGCGAAGTGGGCACGCTCGCAGAGCGGCGGGGGTGGTCGCCGCTCGACTCCGCCCTCTTCTTCGCGCACATCGACCGCGAGACGCTGGACGCGATGCTCGGCGCGGCCCGTGCATCGTTCCCCGATTTCCGTCGCTACCTGCGCGCCAAGGCGAAGTTCCTGGGCCTCGAGCGCCTCGCATGGTACGACCTGTTCGCCCCGACCGGCAAGAGCGGCCGGAAGTGGTCGTACTTCGAGGGCGAGCGGTTTGTGGCCGAGCAGTTTGGGACGTACTCTCCCAAACTGAGAGGATTCGCGGAGCGGGCGTTCGCGGAGAGGTGGGTCGATGCCGAACCTCGCCCCGGCAAGCGCGACGGCGCGTTCTGCATGGGCGTTCGGCGCGACGAGTCGCGCGTGCTGATGAACTACAAGGAGGCCTTCGGCGCCGTCAGCACCCTGGCGCACGAGCTGGGACACGCCTACCACAACGTCTGCCTCGCCGCGCGTACGCCGCTGCAGAAAGCCACCCCCATGACCCTCGCCGAGACGGCATCGATCTTCTGCGAGACGATCGTGCGCCAAGCCGCGTTGCAAGAGGGGAGCCGGGACGACCAGTTCGACATCCTCGAGGCGATGCTCCAAGGCGCATGCCAGATCGTGGTCGATATCACGAGCCGGTTCGATTTCGAGTGCGCCGTGTTCGAGCGACGCTCCGAACGCGAGCTCTCCGCCGCCGAACTGTGCGAGCTGATGCTCGAAGCCCAGCGTGGAACCTACGGCGACGGCCTCGATCCCGACTTCCTGCACCCCTACATGTGGGCGATGAAGCCGCACTACTACAGCGCGGGTCGCTCGTTCTACAACTTCCCGTACATGTTCGGGATGCTGTTCGGCCTCGGCCTCTACGAGGTGTACCGCCAGGACCCCGACGCGTTTCGCGAAGGCTACGACGACCTTCTGTCCTCGACGGGCCTCGACGACGCCGCGACCCTCGCCCAGAGGTTCGGCATCGACATCCACTCGCGCGCGTTCTGGGAAGCAGGACTCCAGTCGATCGCCACGGACATCGACCGGTTTGAATCGTTGAGTGTCGGGAGTTAGGCGTTGGAATCCCACACGTTGCGTCTCTGCGTCCTCTGCGTGAGTCTTCACCGCGGGGCGGTTGGTTGTGAGTGTTGAAGGCGCTGCCGTTTGACAGCCTGGCCCTAGCCGCCGCGGTGGGGGAGTTGAAGGCGTGGGAAGGCGCGAAGGTGCAGAAGGCCGTCCAGCCGGACGAGCACACGTTGCTGCTCGAGCTGTACGGGGCCCCCGGCGCGACCGTCCTGTTGCTGAGCTGGCACCCGCAATTTGCTCGCGCCCACGCAGGGGCGCGCTGGCGCAAAGGGCTGACCCCGCCGCCAGGCTTCTGCGCGGCCTTCCGCGCGCGGGTGGTGGACGGTCGCATCTCGGGGGTGCGCCAGGTCGGATTCGACCGCATTCTCGAAATCGACATCGAGCACGAGGAGGGGAAGCACCGCATCGTCGCCGAGCTGATGGGCAAGCACGCGAACGTAATGCTCGTGGGGCCCGACAAGCGCATCGTGGTGGCCGCCAAGCACGTCCCCGCGTCCAAGAGCTCCCGTCCCGTTGTGGCCGGACACCCGTATGCGAAGCCGCCCTTTCCGCCCCGGCCGCCTCTTTGGAAAGCCCAACCTGGCGACGACCTCCGAGAGTTCGAGGGCGCCTCGCCGTTTCTAGTGAAGCTGCTCGCGGCGCGGTCGGAACCCGCTTCGGTGGTGGGAGAGTGGGTGCGCGGCGGGTTCTCGCCGGTGACGTCCCCCGGTTGCGGCGCCTATCCGGTTTCGGTGGCGGCGCTGGGATACGAGGAGGCGCCGATCGGAGACGGGCCCGCCCCGTTCGGGGAGGCCCTCGCCCGACACTTTGCCACCGCGGCCGCGCACCAGGAGGCCGAGCAGAGGCGCGCGAGTCTGCTCGCCCGGCTCGATCGCGTCCAGATTGCCCGCGAGGCCGCCCTCTCCGACCTCGCGCAGGCGCTCGATGCGGCGGCCAAGGCCGACAAGCTGCAGCGTCAAGCCGAGCTGATCCTAGCGTACGGCCCGTCGCTGCCCGAAGGCTCTTCGGTTCTCGAAACGCACGACTACGAAGGGAACCCGATCACGATCCGCCTCGATCCGGAGAAGAGCTACGTCGAAAACGCCGAGACGTTGTTTCACAAGGCGAAGAAGGCCAAGGGTGCGAAGGACACGGTGGCCGATCAGAGAAAGCGCCTGGCGGAGGACCTCCGGGAGCTGCTCGCGTTTCGGACCCACGTGGAAACGGCCGAGGGCCCCGAGGCCCTGCGCACCCTCGAGGAGGAGGCGACCAAACGCCGTTGGCTCCACTCGCAGCGGGTCGCCACGCACGTCAAGGAGGACCGTCCGCACGAGGGGCACCGCGTCCGGGAACTTCTGGGCCCGAACGGGTACCGGGTCCTGTACGGCGAGAACGCGACGTCGAACGATTACGTGACCCACCGGCTGGCCCGACCGAACGATTTGTGGCTCCACATCCGCGGCTCGACGTCGGCACACGTCGTGATCGTGACGGGCGGCAAGCCAGAGAAGGTTGGTCCGGAGGTGCTTCGATTCGCCGCCGAAATCGCCGTGAAGAACAGCCCGAGCAAGCACTCCAAATACGTGCCCGTGGACTGGACGCTGAAGAAGTACGTGCGCAAGCCGCGGGGCGCCCCCGCGGGCACCGCGCTCTACACGCACGAGAAAACCCTCCACGTAGGCTAAGGACCAAGGACCAAGGACGAAGAACGAATCACCGCTCCTCCCGCCCGCACGCCGGTGGGCTTGCCGTTCGCCAAGGCCAGCGAACCGTCCACGAGCACGTAGCGCACGCCCGTGCTCAGGGCCGTGGGGTCTGCCGCAGTGGCATGGTCGATGATGGTGGCGGGGTCGAACACCACGAGGTCGGCGTACGCGCCGACGCGGACGACGCCGCGGTCCGAAAGGTGGAAGGTTTGGGCGGGAAGGGAGGTCATCTTGCGGATGGCTTCTTGGAGGGAAAGCACGTGTCGCTCGCGCACGAAACGGCCGAGGACCCGCGGGAACGAGCCTGCGCCGCGTGGGTGCGTGCCTCCGAGCTGGCCGTCGGAAGAGAACATGATCCGCGGGTGGCGCACGAACGTCTCGAGGTCCTCCTCGGTCATGGCTGTCACCGCGACACTCTCCTCGCCGGAACCGCCCTCGCCGTGCGTCTTCTGCAGGACCTCCTGGACGATCGCGATGGCGTCGCGTCCGGTCGTCGCGGCGATCTCGGCGAGGGTCTTTCCGACCCACGTCTTCTCGTGCGTGTAGTTGGTGAGGCGGACGTTTTGCGGTCCGCCGACGTCGGCGAACGACTTGACCCAGATCTCCCGCTTCTCCCACTCGCGGCTGGGCGTGAGCGCGGCCGCGGTGGACTGCCAGAACACGTACGGGTAGACGTCGGCGGTGAGGCGCGGACCCAGGAGCGCCGTGGCGCGGGACGCCTTGCCCCACACGGCGGCGGAGCCGAGTTTGATGTGCGAGATTTGGGCGGGAAGATTCCCCTCGCGCGAAATGCGGCGCAGTTCGTCGAACGCCTCGAACGCCTTGTCTGCCTCGTCGCGCACGTGGCTGATGTACATCCCGCCGAAGGGAGAGGCCGCCTTGGCAAGCGCGACCAGCTCCTCGGTGTTGGAGTAGTAGCCGGGGTCGTACTCCAGGCCCGACGACAGCCCGAGCGCGCCCGCCCTCATGTCCGCCTCCACGAGGGCCTGCATCCGGACGATCTCCTCGGGAGTTGCCGCGCGTTTGTACTCTTCGCCCAGGACCTTGCGCCGGATGCCTCCGTGGCCGGAGAAGAGGGCGAAGTGGATCGCGGGCTTGACTGAGTTCAGGTGCGCGATCTGGTCGGCGACGGGCGCGGACCAGGCGCCGTCTTGGCCCACCACGGCGGTGGTGATTCCTTGGGTGAGCTGACTTTCCGCCAGGGGGTCTTTTTCGATGCCCCCGTCGGCGTGGGAGTGCGCATCGATGAAACCGGGGGCGACCACGAGCCCCTTGGCGAGCAGGATCCGGTCACCGACGCGGTCGCTCAGACGGGGCGCGATGGCGACGATGCGGTCGCCCTCGATCCTCACATCCGCGACGTAGGGAAGACCGCCAAGCCCGTCGACGACCGTGCCGCCGCGGATCAGCGTGCCGGTGGACACGAGGGTGAGGGCAAGGAGGGACAGCATGGTTCTACGCTACCACGGGCAGTTCGCTGCGCTCACAGCCCCTCACCCCCTGCCCCCTCTCCCCCAGAGGGGCGAGGGGGTTTCTTGGCTCAGCCACAGCCTCTCCCCCAGAGGGGCGAGGGGCTCCGGACCTCCAACGACCAACGACCAACGACCAACGACAAACGACCAGCGCCCCCTACTCCCCGCCTGCATCCTCGATCCAGGCTCGCAGGATCTCCGCGACGCTCCAGGCTTGCCAGGGGCAGCCGCCGGGGCGGTGGGGCGAATCGCCGTCGTACACCTCGGCGATGCCGCCGAGGCCGTACTCCGACAGCATTTCGCGGGTGCCCTTCAGCACCCGCCTCGCCTCTAGGCGATCGCCCGTCAGCTTCACGAGCGCTGTCGCATAGGGGCCGATCAGCCACGGCCAGACCGTGCCCTGATGGTACGCCGCGTCCAGTTCGGACAGCGGGCCCTCGAAGCGGCCGTGGTAGCCGGAAGCCTTCGGGCCAAGGGTGCGCAGCCCGTAGGGAGTCAGGAGTTCCCGTTCGACCGTCTGCAGGGCCCTGACCGCATGCTCGCCCGTCGCAGGGGAGAAGGGCAGCGCCATCGCGAGGACCTGGTTGGGGCGCAGGGAGGCGTCGCTCGGATCCACCGTGTCGAGGTAGTGGCCCTGCGATTCGGACCAAAAGCGATCTCGAAACGAGGCCTCGGCCCGGTCGGCCAACGTGGCAAACGGTGTTGGGTCCTCGCCGAGCCGCTCGGCGAGCCACGCCGCAACGCGCAGGGCGTTGACCCAGAGCCCGTTGACTTCGACGGGCTTGCCATGCCTCGGGGTGACGACCCACTGTCCGACCTTGGCATCCATCCAGGTGAGCTGCACGCCGACTTCGCCTTGGCGCAGGAGGCCGTCCTTGGGGTCCACGCCGATTCCAAAGAGCGTGCCGCGCACGTGCCAGTCCACCACGTCGCGAATCGCCCGCATCATCTCGGCCGCCAGGTCGGGGTCCCACTCGCGATCCAGCGTCTTGTAGATCGCATTGACGAACCAGAGGGTCGCGTCCACGGTGTTGTACTCGGGCTGGCCGCCGTGCTCGACGAAGCGGTTGGGGATGAGGCCCTGGTGCATCTGGGACGCGTAGGCGCGCAGGATCGACCGCGCGTCCTCGACGTCTCCGCCGACCAGGCAGATGCCGGGGAGGGCGATCATCGTGTCTCGGCCCCAGTCCGTGAACCAGGGATATCCCGCGATCAGCGTCGATCGCTGGGGCGTCCGAACGACGAACCGGCGGCAAGCGTCGCGAAGCCATGGCGCGAGCAGGTGGGACGGCGCCTCGCTCGGCGCCTCGGTGGGTGTGCCGGGCGCCTCGAGGGTCGAGGCGACCAGAACCGCGTCCTCCCCGGGCAGGAGTTCCCACTTCAGTTCACACGGACAGTAGAGGTCCTGGCGTGCCTGAAGTCCCCTCTCCAGTTCGCGCATGTGCTCGAACCGGTAGTACCAACCCTGGACGGGAATGCGCTGGGCTCCCTCGTGGACGAGGTGGAGCGAGACGCCCCGATGCGTCAGAACGGTCTGGCCCTTGGGGAAGACGAGGTGGTCGGGGTACGCCTCGCTCGCTTCGAAATCGGCGTGGTGGGACCGGTGGCAGACCAAGGGGCGCAACGTGAGCTGGAACGGCTGCTCCCCGACGTTGGAGAAGGTGATGGCGGCGGTGTTTTCTCCCGGCACCATCTCGATCCGCTTGCGGACGATCGCCCCCGCGGCCTTCCAAACCCACTCCACGGAAGCGCCACACGAGAACGAGTCCAGGTAGAGGTATCCCCCAGGATTCAGCGCTCCCGGGTACTGGTTCGTCGAGATGCCGACCGGAGAGCCGTCGGTCTGGATATAGGCGTCGAGGTTCGCCAAGAGCAGCGTGCGGCCCGTCGGGGGTGTGATCGCCGCCACCAGGTGCCCATGGTAACGGCGCGTGTTGGCGCAGGATACGGTGCCCATCGCATACCCACCCAGACCGTTGGTGAGCAGCCATTCCCGGTTAGAGGCCAACTCGAAGTTCCGGCAAGCCGCCGCATCGAGGGTGTAGACCATCTCATCCCTAGTATGGGGGGACCGAAGAAGGTCCTGCACGGAACTGCGCAAATTGCCAGGGTCTTTCTGCGCGAGATGCGGCATAGAGCCCGTAGACCTGCGAGGCGGGAATCGGGAGAGGGGGAAGACAGATGGAGTTGTCGGAAGCAAAGGCGTACGAAGGGCAGCACCTCTCGCTCACCTGGCGGAACCGGAAGGGGGACGAGGTGACGCAAGTGGTGGACGTCGTTCAGGTGGCGTTCGTGCCCATGTACGGTCCGTGTTTCGTCACGGATGCCGGCAACATCGCGCTCGACCGCGTCGTTTCGCTGACCCCTCAGGCTCCGCTTCGACGCGCGGCGTAAGGAGCGTGATGATTCCGGGCTCGTGTTGCCGATGCACGCCCGTCGAGCGGGCGTGGCACCTCCTAGTGTCTCCTAGCTCCTCCGGGGCACCTCCCGAGCGGGCGTGGCACCTCCTAGTGCCTCCTTGCACCTCCGGGGCACTTTGAGAGCCCCGCTATTCTTGGTTCGTACGCCGCACTTTGCGGTTCTGGAGCGCTTCGACGAGGCGATCGATGCGCATGCGGAGGCCGAAGCGGTACTCGGACGGAATGTCGCGAAAAACCACGAACGC
This genomic window from Fimbriimonadaceae bacterium contains:
- a CDS encoding NFACT family protein — encoded protein: MLKALPFDSLALAAAVGELKAWEGAKVQKAVQPDEHTLLLELYGAPGATVLLLSWHPQFARAHAGARWRKGLTPPPGFCAAFRARVVDGRISGVRQVGFDRILEIDIEHEEGKHRIVAELMGKHANVMLVGPDKRIVVAAKHVPASKSSRPVVAGHPYAKPPFPPRPPLWKAQPGDDLREFEGASPFLVKLLAARSEPASVVGEWVRGGFSPVTSPGCGAYPVSVAALGYEEAPIGDGPAPFGEALARHFATAAAHQEAEQRRASLLARLDRVQIAREAALSDLAQALDAAAKADKLQRQAELILAYGPSLPEGSSVLETHDYEGNPITIRLDPEKSYVENAETLFHKAKKAKGAKDTVADQRKRLAEDLRELLAFRTHVETAEGPEALRTLEEEATKRRWLHSQRVATHVKEDRPHEGHRVRELLGPNGYRVLYGENATSNDYVTHRLARPNDLWLHIRGSTSAHVVIVTGGKPEKVGPEVLRFAAEIAVKNSPSKHSKYVPVDWTLKKYVRKPRGAPAGTALYTHEKTLHVG
- a CDS encoding amylo-alpha-1,6-glucosidase codes for the protein MVYTLDAAACRNFELASNREWLLTNGLGGYAMGTVSCANTRRYHGHLVAAITPPTGRTLLLANLDAYIQTDGSPVGISTNQYPGALNPGGYLYLDSFSCGASVEWVWKAAGAIVRKRIEMVPGENTAAITFSNVGEQPFQLTLRPLVCHRSHHADFEASEAYPDHLVFPKGQTVLTHRGVSLHLVHEGAQRIPVQGWYYRFEHMRELERGLQARQDLYCPCELKWELLPGEDAVLVASTLEAPGTPTEAPSEAPSHLLAPWLRDACRRFVVRTPQRSTLIAGYPWFTDWGRDTMIALPGICLVGGDVEDARSILRAYASQMHQGLIPNRFVEHGGQPEYNTVDATLWFVNAIYKTLDREWDPDLAAEMMRAIRDVVDWHVRGTLFGIGVDPKDGLLRQGEVGVQLTWMDAKVGQWVVTPRHGKPVEVNGLWVNALRVAAWLAERLGEDPTPFATLADRAEASFRDRFWSESQGHYLDTVDPSDASLRPNQVLAMALPFSPATGEHAVRALQTVERELLTPYGLRTLGPKASGYHGRFEGPLSELDAAYHQGTVWPWLIGPYATALVKLTGDRLEARRVLKGTREMLSEYGLGGIAEVYDGDSPHRPGGCPWQAWSVAEILRAWIEDAGGE
- a CDS encoding M3 family oligoendopeptidase, with the translated sequence MSAPTALMPRWDMEIVFPSLDSPEFRAAYDAWCGSLDALGALFDRHDVRAGSAATPDAFGEVVDAYNAVLTEVQPIRAFVHAFVTTDSRNDLAKEWMSRLEGKGVALGKLGTRFTAWTGSQDVEALIQASPTAKAHAFALRKARTAAEHLMAPSEEDLAADLSLSGGNAWAKLHGTVSSQIEVEIDGEARPMSAIRNLAYDADRDVRRTAYEAELKAWRLWDAPLAAAMNGVKGEVGTLAERRGWSPLDSALFFAHIDRETLDAMLGAARASFPDFRRYLRAKAKFLGLERLAWYDLFAPTGKSGRKWSYFEGERFVAEQFGTYSPKLRGFAERAFAERWVDAEPRPGKRDGAFCMGVRRDESRVLMNYKEAFGAVSTLAHELGHAYHNVCLAARTPLQKATPMTLAETASIFCETIVRQAALQEGSRDDQFDILEAMLQGACQIVVDITSRFDFECAVFERRSERELSAAELCELMLEAQRGTYGDGLDPDFLHPYMWAMKPHYYSAGRSFYNFPYMFGMLFGLGLYEVYRQDPDAFREGYDDLLSSTGLDDAATLAQRFGIDIHSRAFWEAGLQSIATDIDRFESLSVGS
- a CDS encoding D-aminoacylase — translated: MLSLLALTLVSTGTLIRGGTVVDGLGGLPYVADVRIEGDRIVAIAPRLSDRVGDRILLAKGLVVAPGFIDAHSHADGGIEKDPLAESQLTQGITTAVVGQDGAWSAPVADQIAHLNSVKPAIHFALFSGHGGIRRKVLGEEYKRAATPEEIVRMQALVEADMRAGALGLSSGLEYDPGYYSNTEELVALAKAASPFGGMYISHVRDEADKAFEAFDELRRISREGNLPAQISHIKLGSAAVWGKASRATALLGPRLTADVYPYVFWQSTAAALTPSREWEKREIWVKSFADVGGPQNVRLTNYTHEKTWVGKTLAEIAATTGRDAIAIVQEVLQKTHGEGGSGEESVAVTAMTEEDLETFVRHPRIMFSSDGQLGGTHPRGAGSFPRVLGRFVRERHVLSLQEAIRKMTSLPAQTFHLSDRGVVRVGAYADLVVFDPATIIDHATAADPTALSTGVRYVLVDGSLALANGKPTGVRAGGAVIRSSSLVLGP